A window of Methylomonas sp. 11b genomic DNA:
AAAATAACGGTGCTGGATAGGCCGGGTTTGGAAGCGCGGGTTTGCGAATGCTACCAGGTGGTGAGAGCCGAGTCGGATAGGCTTCTCCCCCCCCCCCCCCCCCCGATGATGAATTAATGGCCTTGTGACAAGGCGAGCTTGCAGGTGCGAAGATATTCGCACTAACCGCCTTTATAGGCCGAATGAATCGGCCCTACCACGGACACCTCAAAGTTGGCTCTGCAACAACGCAGAAAACTCCGCAGCCGCCAGCGCCGGGCTTTTCAAATAGCCCTGATAAAAATCGCAGCCATGTTCTTGCAGAAAATCCAGTTGTTCTTGGGTTTCCACGCCTTCCGCCAACACTTGCAAACGCAAGGTATGGCCCATACCGATAATCGCCGAGGCGATTTCTTTGTCGTCTTCCAACTGCGGAATGTCGTCGATAAAAGTTTTATCGATTTTCAGAATGTCTAACGGAAAATGCTTGAGATAAGCCAGCGAAGAATAACCGGTGCCGAAATCGTCGATGGCCAGCCGCACACCCAAGGCCTGTAGCTTACAGAGGACCAACACCACCTCCGTTTCCCTCTCCATCAACGCGCTTTCGGTTAATTCCAACTCTAACAGCTCGGGCGGAAAGCCGGTTTGGCTGAGTATCGCAGCAATACTGGCGGCTATGTCGCCATGCCGTAGCTGATGCGGCGACAGATTGACCGCCAGTTTGATCGGCGCTAACCCAGCATCCAGCCAACGCCTACCTTGCCTACATACTTCCTTTAACACCCATTCACCGATCTCGGCTATCAGGCCGATTTCCTCGGCCACCGGGATGAACTGGCTGGGCGGTATCACGCCCTCCTCCGCATGATGCCAGCGCAACAAGGCTTCCGCGCCGATAATGCGGCCCGTGCTGATGTCTACTTGCGGTTGATAATAAACCAGTAATTCTTGACGACGCAGCGCCCGCCGCAATAACGACTCCAAATTGATACGGCGCAAGGCCGCTTGGGTCAGGTCTTCCGAGAAATATTTAAAATTACCGCGCCCTTCCGCTTTGGCGCGATATAAAGCCGCGTCCGCGTGTTGCAAAAGCTCTTCGGAGCTGTTGCCATGTTCCGGCAGTAAACTGATGCCTATGCTGACACCAACCCGCACTTCGGAACCGTTGGACAAACGCCACGGTTCGTTGAGCGATTCGATAATCTCGGCGGCTACCAGCGCCGCATCCTGCGGATGCGCCAAATCTTCCAGCAATATGGCAAATTCGTCGCCGCCCAGACGGGTCACGGTGTCGATGCCGCGCAGCCGGCTGCTTAATTTTGCCGCCACTTGTTGCAGCAATTCGTCGCCGGCCAAATGGCCGAAGCTGTCGTTAACGTCTTTAAATCGATCCAGATCGAGCATCAACAAGGCCGCCGCTTTCCGTTCGCGGCGCGACAAGCCTATGCAATGTTCCAGGCGCGCAAACAATAACAAACGATTAGGCAAACTGGTTAGAGGATCGTGGTGAGCCAAAAACTCCAGGCGGGCGACTGCATCCTTGAGCTGGGAAATATCGGAAAACACCCCAACGTAATGCGTCACCCGATTATTTTCGTCGCGTACCGCGCTGATGCTGAGCATTTGCGGATAAATCTCGCCATCCTTGCGCCGATTCCAAATTTCGCCTTGCCAATAACCGCTGTCGTTAATCTGCCCCCACATATCCACGTAAAAGGCTTGGTCCTGCCGGCCGGACTTCAGGGTTTTCGGCGTTTTTCCTAACACTTCATCCGCCGAATAGCCGGTTAATTCGCTAAAAGCCCGATTAACCACCAAAATCCGCATATCGGCATCGGTAACCATCACGCCTTCACGGGCGGTTTCGAACATGGCCGCCGCCTGGCGTAAAAATTGGTCTTTGGTTTTTTCCCGACTAACGTCGCTGATTACAATCCGCAGAATCTGCTCGCCATCTGCGGCAATCGCCAGATTCATTTCCAGTCTGACGCAGAAATCGTCGCCGTCCGCCTTCACAAAATTAAGCTCACAGGTCTGCGCTTGCTTGCTTTCGATTAGCGCTTTGCGGTGCAGATAATAAATGTCCTGGTCGGCAAAGGCGATGTAGCGGCTTAGGACTTGGGAATGCAAAGCATGGCGCGGCACGCCCAGTAATTGAGTGGCGGTAAGATTGGCTTCCAGGATGATGTCTTGCGCACTGACGGTCAAATAGCCTACCGGCGCCAAATCGTATAAATCGAAATAACGCGCCTGTGATACCGCCAACTCGTCTTGCGTGTGGCGTAAATTTTCGATGACTGTTTCCAGTTCAATCTGATGCACCAGCAACTCATGCAGCAAGCGCTGTTCGTCGATTGGCGATTTTTTGCTTTTCAGCGGACGAGCGGCGAGCTTTTGCTCGGCATAGCGGCGTAAGTCGGCGGGATTCATAACGAGATGGGCATTACATATATTGCTTTAAGTTGCGGGTCTTCGTGTTTGTGACCAACAGTTGAATAGTAGCACCAATCCGCATCTTCCCCCGCTTAGTTTCTTCCCCTTCATCGGCATGACAAAGCCTCCCCAAGCCAAAACGGTGAATCCATATCGTTGAGCACCAGCCACAAAAAAAGCCGGTGATGACCGGCTTTGTAGATGTACTAAAACATTAAACTGTTCTTTAACGGATAGCGTACTTATTACTGCCCGTTAACCTTTGCCAATTTCATTTCTTCAATGCCTTGTTCAACCTCGGCAATACCTTCTTGCAAGTTGCCGGCTTTAGCGGCTTTTATCGCCGCTTTTAATTTGGCGTTAGCCCGTTGCAGACGAATGGAGCTACCCTTTTCATTTTGAACTTTCATTGCCTCCCAAGCGACCGTAGCGCTCTCTATAAAGGCTTTGGTATCGCCGGTCTTGCCTACTTCCAAGGCGTTGTTGGATAGAGCGAGCAGATTGGTAAAGCTTTCGTTCAACGGACTACCGGCGGCATGCGCGGCCAATGATCCGAAAGATAACAGCAATGCCATTAAAAAGTGTCTAATTTTCATAAATTTACCCGGTGTATATATTCTATAAAGGTGCAAAATAACCACTATCGCTCGCTTAAATAAAAGCTGCTCAAGAGCTGGCATCCTGCTCTAAAACCGCGACGACCGAACTATTACTGAATGTCTACATCCCGGCTGCTGGGTGATTCCACCTAAGCTGGCACTAGATTACGGCAGCGCCTTGCTGAAGTCTGTACGCTGGGGCACATACGCCGGAACAAATCAAAACTAATCTTATGAACCGGAACCTGCTTAGTTAGTTGTAAGTAAGTGCGCTAACATACAGACAAGCAATTCCCGAACCGCTAACCTGCCCCCCAAACAGCTGGCGTAAAGCCGCTGACCAGCACCGGCATAGCGATTTACATCTGTTCGCATCTGTTATCTTCTGTCGGGCTACCTCAACACACCGCCGGAGAACGCTAGTGTCGTCCATACCCGCTGTTCCCGCGGCCAATCGCCTCTTGAATGCCCTACCGGATAGTGACCGCCAGCACTTGCTTGCCCACTGCGAACCGGTCGATCTAAGCTTTGCGGAAGTGCTCTATCTAGCTGGCACCAAGATTCCGCATGTGTATTTTCCAATCGATAGTTTTATTTCCCTGGTAACGCCGGTCGATGGCGATACCGGTCTGGAAGTGGGCTTAATCGGGGACGAAGGTATTTTGGGCATCACCCTGACATTGGGTGTCGATATCGCGCCATTTCAAGCGCTGGTGCAAGGCGCAGGTTCGGCATTGCGTATAAGCGTACCTTTGTTTTTACAGGAACTGGAACGTAGCAGGCCCTTACAGCTGGAGTTAAAACGCTACTTATATGTATCCATGAGTCAATTGGCGCAAACCGCGGCCTGCAACCGCTTTCATCTGGTGGAAGCGCGTCTGGCGCGTTGGTTGCTGATGACGCATGACCGCGCGCACGCCGACACATTCCATGTCACGCATATTTTCCTGGCCTATATCTTGGGTGTACGGCGAGTCGGCATCACCAAAGCCGCGCTGTCCTTGCAGGAACAAAAGTTGATCAGCTATCGGCGCGGGGATATTACGGTTCTGGATCGTGGCGGCCTGGAAGGCGCTGCTTGCGAATGCTATCGAACCGAGCGGGACACTTACGAGCGTATTTTAGGGACTTGATGAAGCGGGGCTTAGCCAGCGCCGATGTTGACGACGTTGGCCAAGCGAGTCTGCGATGGTTTAACTCAGATCTTGCAAAGACTTCTCGGCAGTCAAATTTGTCCAGCCAATGACGATTCTGTAGATCAGCAACAGTAAGGTCGGAAGCAACACAATCAAGCTAAGTTGTATGTCCAGCATCAACACTAGACCGGACAAGGCAAAGCCTGCCAACGTCACCCAGACGGTTTTGATCTGCCAATTAAAATGCGATTCCAGCCAAGTGCCTTTGACATTGTTGCGGTAGAAAAAATTAATCGCTACGCCGACTAATAGCGGTAAGCCGGCAAAGGCAAAGGTTAATACTTGGCATAGATAGACTGTTGCAGTCAGTTTTTTCAACGCTGCGAAATCTTCGGTGGGTTTTTCGTTTGTAATTGTCGTGTTCATGACTACTTACCTCTTAGTGAAAAATATATCCGCGCTCTGGGGAATCGATTACCCCCGCAGAGCGTTGTAAGGCGGCGGCAAACTCTATGCCAGACTCTAGGCTTAAAAAAATCCATCGTCTGTACGCTATCGAACATATCTGCCACACATTGGTTCAACAAAAAATGGGTCAAGTTAAGTACGCTAACGCACAGACCTGACTTACCTCAACCATTACGCTGCTTGGGTAAGATTCATACAGGACCGTGCCATGGAACGTACTAAATCTGAGTTATTCAGGCAGCGTCTAGCTCATCGGTTTCAAGAGCCCAATGCCGCATAAGCCGGCATGGATAATCATCTTGATCGCTGCTGGCGGTTGTACCGTTGGCCCGGATTACCGTGAACCGACAACGGATGTTCCGGTTAGTTGGCAGGCTGAAAGCAGCAAGCCGGCCATAACAACATCAGACCCCAAGCCCTTGCAAAACTGGTGGCTGCGCTTTAACGATGTGTCCTTGAATGCATTGATGGCCAAAGCCTTGGCCGGCAATCTGGATCTAAAAATCGCCCTGACCCGAATCGATCAGGCCCGAGCCGAACGACGCGGCACGCAAGCAGAGTTATTCCCCACCGTAAATATTAAGGCCGGTGCGCAACGCCAGGACAACCCATTACCGGCCTTGGCGCCAGGACTTCGTTACAACATGTTCGAACTGGGTTTCGACGCGCTATGGGAAATCGACTTATTCGGCCGCCAACAACGGCGTCTGGAAGCGGCTTTGGCCGAGCTTGATGGTGCAAACGCCGGCTACCGGCAAACGCTGGTCACACTGAGCGCGGAGCTGGCCCGCGGTTACGTCGAATACCGCAGCACCCAGAACCAACTACGCATCACCACTTCTAATCTACAAACCCAGCAAGCCACGCTGTCACTCACCGAAAAACTGTTCAACGAAGGCGTGGTTGCTCGCCATGAAGTGGTACGCGCCCGCGCGCTGACCGAAACCACGATGGCGCAAATTCCGGCCTTGCAAGCCAAACTGACCGGCTTGCTGCGGCAACTGGAACTGCTGATTGGCGCGCATCCCGGCACTCTGGCGCTTGAGTTAAGCGAGTTGGGCGCGGTACCGCAGGCAGCGGGCATAGACCTGTTGACCTCACCGGCAGCAACGCTACGCAACCGGCCGGATTTGCAAATCGCCGAGCGCAAGCTGGCCGCCGCCACTGCACTGCAAGGCGCGGCTGTCGCTGAACTGTTTCCGAAAATTTCCTTGTCCGCCTTTCTTGGCCTGCGCAGCACGGACTTGGAATCCTTATTCAAATCGGCGGCTTTCTCCTATGGCACCGCCGCCAATCTACTGCAACCTTTACTCAATTTTGGCAGGGTCCGCGCCGGCATCGATCTGGCCGACGCGCGGCAACAGGAAGCTTTTCTGACCTACGAAAAAACCGTGCTTGAAGCGCTGCGCGAAACCGAAACCGTGTTGAGTAGATATTTAAATGAAGAGCAGCGCCGACAGTTACTAGCCAGCTCCACGCTGGACTTGCGCGAATCGCTGAGGCTGTCGCAACTACGCTATCAGGAAGGCGTCATCTCGTTCTTGGATGTGCTGGACTCGCAACGCAGCCTGTATGCCGCCGAAATCGAACTGGCCCGCTCCGAAGCAGACACTTCCACCCATCTGATTGCGGTGTATAAAGCCCTGGGCGGCGGCCCGGATATTAGCACCGTGCAATCGCAGCTTTCCGAGGATCAATAATGGCTAGCGTAAAGGAACCGGCCAAACCGGAAACCGCAACTGCACCGCCGACGAAACCGGCTCGCTCAATACGCAAGTTCATCTTGCCGGGCCTGGCATTGCTAGCCGTAGCGATTCTGGTTTGGTGGTGGTTGCGCCCTGCCCCGCTGCCGGAAGCCATTGTCACCGGCAATGGCCGCATCGAAGCCACCGAGATTGACATTGCCACCAAAACCGCTGGCAGGATTATCGAGATTTTGCCGCATGAAGGCGATTTTGTAGCATCCGGCATGGTGCTGGCGCGGATGGACACCCAAGTATTACAAGCGCAGCAAACTGAAGCACAAGCCCAAGTTCGCCACGCTGAAAGCGCCCGAATCACCGCCAAGGCAGTCATCGTGCAGCGCCAAAGCGAACGCAACGCCGCGCTTGCGGTGGTGGCGCAACGCCAAGCCGAATTCGATGCCGCCAACAAACGCTTAAAACGTTCGCAACGCCTGGTCGGCGAAGGTGCAACGCCGCAACAGGAAGTCGATGACGATCAGGCTAGAGTGCTGGGTATGCAGGCGGCGATCAATGCCGCGCAAGCTCAGGTCGCCGCGGCGGGTGCCGGTATCGAAGCGGCGAAATCGCAGGCGGTAGCTTCACAAACCCTAATCGAAGCCGCCCAGGCGACCGTTAGTCGTTTACAAGCCGATATTGAAGACAGCGTATTGAAAGCGCCGCGTGACGGTCGCATCCAATACCGGGTCGCCGAGCCCGGCGAAGTGTTGGCGGCCGGTGGCCGGGTGTTGAACATGGTCGATCTCGCCGACGTATATATGACTTTTTTCCTGCCTACCGAAGCGGCCGGCAAGGTCGCCTTAGGGAGTGAGATCCGACTGGTGCTGGATGCAGTGCCGGACTTGGTGATTCCGGCCACAGCCAGTTTTGTCGCTAGTGTCGCCCAGTTCACCCCCAAAACGGTGGAAACCGAAACCGAACGCCTGAAGTTGATGTTTCGGGTGCGCGCCAGACTCGATACGGAATTGCTGAAACGCCATCTCAATCAAGTCAAAACCGGTGTGCCCGGCGTGGCCTATGTGAAGATAGACTCGAAAGCAGAGTGGCCGGCCAATCTGGCTATCAAACTACCGCAATGAATACCTCAGTCGCAGCCAAACCAGTGGTGAGCATACACAACCTAAGTTTGCGCTACGGCGAACAGTTGGCATTGGATAATCTGAATCTGGATTTGCCGGCCAATCAAATGCTGGGCTTGATCGGCCCAGACGGCGTCGGCAAGTCCAGCCTGATGTCCTTGCTGACCGGCGCACGGAGAATACAACAAGGCAAGATCGAGGTGTTGGGCGGTGACATGGCCGATGCCAGCCATCGCCGCGCCGTGTGTCCGCGCATTGCTTATATGCCGCAAGGGCTGGGCAAAAATCTTTACCTAACGTTATCGGTGTTCGAAAACGTCGATTTCTTTGGCCGGCTGTTTGGTCAACAGCAAGCCGAGCGCGAGCAACGCATCGCCGAATTACTGAAGAGCACCAACCTGGAAACCTTCCGCGACCGCCCTGCCGGGCAATTGTCCGGCGGCATGAAACAAAAACTGGGTTTGTGCTGCGCCTTGATCCACGACCCTGACCTGTTGGTGCTGGACGAACCTACCACCGGCGTCGATCCGCTGTCGCGCGCCCAATTTTGGGAGCTGATCGCCCGCCTGCGTCAGCGCCGCGCTGGGATGAGCGTGCTGGTTTCTACGGCGTACATGGACGAAGCCGAGCGCTTTGATTGGCTGGTGGCGATGGATGCCGGCAAGATACTGGCAACCGGCACCGCCGCCGAACTGCGTGCGCAAGCAAAAGCCGATAGTTTGGAAGAAGCCTTTATCTTATTGCTACCGGAAGCCAAACGCCGCGGCCACCATGCCATCGTGATTCCGCCAAGGCAAAGCAGTGGCGAGGATATCGCTATCGAAGCACATGATTTAAGCATGCGCTTTGGCGAATTTCTGGCGGTGGACAATGTCAGCCTGCGCATCGCCCGCGGCGAGATTTTTGGATTTCTGGGCTCCAACGGCTGCGGCAAATCCACCACTATGAAAATGCTCACCGGCTTGTTGCAACCAAGCTCAGGAACGGCTTTATTGTTCGGACAGGTGGTCGACGCCGGCAATCTGGCCACTCGCAAACGGGTGGGTTATATGTCGCAAGCCTTCTCACTGTATTCCGAACTGACGGTCAGGCAAAACCTGGAACTGCACGCCAAGCTTTTTCATCTGCCGGCCACGGAAATCCCTGGCCGGGTTGCCGAAATGGCTCAGCGCTTCCAGCTCGATGCGGTTTTGGATACCTTGCCCGATGCACTGCCGCTCGGCATTAGGCAACGCCTGTCGTTGGCGGTAGCGATGATCCACCGACCGGATCTGTTAATTCTCGATGAGCCGACTTCCGGTGTCGATCCTATCGAGCGCGACCGCTTCTGGGAAATGATGATAGAACTGTCGCGCCACGACCAGGTCACTATTTTTATTTCCACCCACTTCATGAACGAAGCCGAGCGTTGCGACCGCATCTCGCTGATGCACGCTGGCAAGGTGCTGGCCAGCGATACGCCTGCGGCCTTGGTGAAAGATAGCGGTCACGCAACGCTTGAGGAAGCCTTTATCGGCTATTTGCAAAAAGCTAGCGGTAGCGAGGCAGACGCCGAAGCATCTACCGAAGCAGCGGTGGTGGTGTCCCCGCAAACCCAAGCCGAGCAAGCCGGCGCCGGCTTTAGTTTGACCCGTCTTTACAGTTACACGCTGCGCGAAGCTTTGGAGCTACGCCGCGACCCGATCCGCGCTTCGATTGCTTTGGTCGGTACCTTGTTTCTGATGTTTACCTTCGGTTACGGCATTACCATGGATGTGGAGGACTTGCGCTTTGCGGTACTGGACCGCGACCAAACCACGCTGAGTAACAATTACGCGCTGGATTTGGGTGGCTCACGTTATTTTCTGCCCAGGCCGCCACTGGCCGATTACGCCGAACTCGATCAACGCATGCGCAGCGGCGAACTGAGTTTGGCATTGGAAATACCGCCCAACTTTGCCAGAGATTTGGAGCGTGGCGATCAAGTCAAGATCGGCGCCTGGATAGACGGCGCCATGCCGACCCGTGCCGAAAACGTCATCGGCTATGTGCAAGCCATGCACCAGGGCTGGCTAATGGAAATGGCCCGCAGCCGCAGCACCACCCGGCAGCCCGCCGGCTTGATGAAAATAGAAACCCGCTTTCGATACAACGCCGACGTCAAAAGCTTGCCGGCCATGGTGCCGGCGGTGATACCCATTTTGTTGATGCTGATCCCGGCCATGCTTAGCGCTCTTAGTGTGGTCCGCGAAAAAGAACTGGGATCAATATTAAATTTATATGTCACCCCAGTGACCAAATTTGAGTTTCTGGTCGGCAAGCAGTTGCCCTACATCGCAGTCGGTATGCTGAATTTTTTACTGCTGTCTATCCTGGCAATCTTTGTATTTGGCGTGCCTTTCAAAGGCAATTTTCTGACTTTGACAGTCGCCGCCCTGCTTTATGTCACGGCCTCGACCGGCATAGGCCTGCTGATTTCCACCTTCACCAACAGCCAAATCGCGGCCATCTTCGCCACCTTTCTGACCACCTTTATCCCCTCCACCCGCTTTTCCGGGATGATAGATCCGGTGTCTTCGCTGGAAGGCGGCGCCCGGCTGATGGGCGAAACCTTCCCCGGCGCCTACTTCCTGACCATATGCCGCGGCACATTTTCCAAAGCCCTGGGTTTCGCCGAACTCGGCCCATCGCTATGGCCACTGGCGCTGGCAATCCCGATTATCGTCGGACTGAGCGTGCTGCTGTTGAAAAAACAGGAACGTTGATGACTTTTAATAAATATTCACGACTGATATCAAGGGATGTGGTTTGTCTCCCGTTATTCCGCCCCGAGCATCGCAGCTTTTGGCGAACAAGGCCCGCAGGGGAGCGGCAGGGATGCCGCTCGTTTTCGGAGGGGCTGGGAAGCCCCTTCCGAAAACCCTCGCCAAAAGCGAGAAGCGCAGGATTAAGGCGGAATCCGGGTGGCCTTTCTTTTGGTGACTTTTCTTTGGCCAAACAAAGAAAAGTCACTCGGCTGTCGGTCCGAGCACCGACATAT
This region includes:
- a CDS encoding putative bifunctional diguanylate cyclase/phosphodiesterase, yielding MNPADLRRYAEQKLAARPLKSKKSPIDEQRLLHELLVHQIELETVIENLRHTQDELAVSQARYFDLYDLAPVGYLTVSAQDIILEANLTATQLLGVPRHALHSQVLSRYIAFADQDIYYLHRKALIESKQAQTCELNFVKADGDDFCVRLEMNLAIAADGEQILRIVISDVSREKTKDQFLRQAAAMFETAREGVMVTDADMRILVVNRAFSELTGYSADEVLGKTPKTLKSGRQDQAFYVDMWGQINDSGYWQGEIWNRRKDGEIYPQMLSISAVRDENNRVTHYVGVFSDISQLKDAVARLEFLAHHDPLTSLPNRLLLFARLEHCIGLSRRERKAAALLMLDLDRFKDVNDSFGHLAGDELLQQVAAKLSSRLRGIDTVTRLGGDEFAILLEDLAHPQDAALVAAEIIESLNEPWRLSNGSEVRVGVSIGISLLPEHGNSSEELLQHADAALYRAKAEGRGNFKYFSEDLTQAALRRINLESLLRRALRRQELLVYYQPQVDISTGRIIGAEALLRWHHAEEGVIPPSQFIPVAEEIGLIAEIGEWVLKEVCRQGRRWLDAGLAPIKLAVNLSPHQLRHGDIAASIAAILSQTGFPPELLELELTESALMERETEVVLVLCKLQALGVRLAIDDFGTGYSSLAYLKHFPLDILKIDKTFIDDIPQLEDDKEIASAIIGMGHTLRLQVLAEGVETQEQLDFLQEHGCDFYQGYLKSPALAAAEFSALLQSQL
- a CDS encoding Crp/Fnr family transcriptional regulator, translating into MSSIPAVPAANRLLNALPDSDRQHLLAHCEPVDLSFAEVLYLAGTKIPHVYFPIDSFISLVTPVDGDTGLEVGLIGDEGILGITLTLGVDIAPFQALVQGAGSALRISVPLFLQELERSRPLQLELKRYLYVSMSQLAQTAACNRFHLVEARLARWLLMTHDRAHADTFHVTHIFLAYILGVRRVGITKAALSLQEQKLISYRRGDITVLDRGGLEGAACECYRTERDTYERILGT
- a CDS encoding DUF4870 family protein; this translates as MNTTITNEKPTEDFAALKKLTATVYLCQVLTFAFAGLPLLVGVAINFFYRNNVKGTWLESHFNWQIKTVWVTLAGFALSGLVLMLDIQLSLIVLLPTLLLLIYRIVIGWTNLTAEKSLQDLS
- a CDS encoding efflux transporter outer membrane subunit, with the protein product MPHKPAWIIILIAAGGCTVGPDYREPTTDVPVSWQAESSKPAITTSDPKPLQNWWLRFNDVSLNALMAKALAGNLDLKIALTRIDQARAERRGTQAELFPTVNIKAGAQRQDNPLPALAPGLRYNMFELGFDALWEIDLFGRQQRRLEAALAELDGANAGYRQTLVTLSAELARGYVEYRSTQNQLRITTSNLQTQQATLSLTEKLFNEGVVARHEVVRARALTETTMAQIPALQAKLTGLLRQLELLIGAHPGTLALELSELGAVPQAAGIDLLTSPAATLRNRPDLQIAERKLAAATALQGAAVAELFPKISLSAFLGLRSTDLESLFKSAAFSYGTAANLLQPLLNFGRVRAGIDLADARQQEAFLTYEKTVLEALRETETVLSRYLNEEQRRQLLASSTLDLRESLRLSQLRYQEGVISFLDVLDSQRSLYAAEIELARSEADTSTHLIAVYKALGGGPDISTVQSQLSEDQ
- a CDS encoding HlyD family secretion protein; its protein translation is MASVKEPAKPETATAPPTKPARSIRKFILPGLALLAVAILVWWWLRPAPLPEAIVTGNGRIEATEIDIATKTAGRIIEILPHEGDFVASGMVLARMDTQVLQAQQTEAQAQVRHAESARITAKAVIVQRQSERNAALAVVAQRQAEFDAANKRLKRSQRLVGEGATPQQEVDDDQARVLGMQAAINAAQAQVAAAGAGIEAAKSQAVASQTLIEAAQATVSRLQADIEDSVLKAPRDGRIQYRVAEPGEVLAAGGRVLNMVDLADVYMTFFLPTEAAGKVALGSEIRLVLDAVPDLVIPATASFVASVAQFTPKTVETETERLKLMFRVRARLDTELLKRHLNQVKTGVPGVAYVKIDSKAEWPANLAIKLPQ
- the rbbA gene encoding ribosome-associated ATPase/putative transporter RbbA — protein: MNTSVAAKPVVSIHNLSLRYGEQLALDNLNLDLPANQMLGLIGPDGVGKSSLMSLLTGARRIQQGKIEVLGGDMADASHRRAVCPRIAYMPQGLGKNLYLTLSVFENVDFFGRLFGQQQAEREQRIAELLKSTNLETFRDRPAGQLSGGMKQKLGLCCALIHDPDLLVLDEPTTGVDPLSRAQFWELIARLRQRRAGMSVLVSTAYMDEAERFDWLVAMDAGKILATGTAAELRAQAKADSLEEAFILLLPEAKRRGHHAIVIPPRQSSGEDIAIEAHDLSMRFGEFLAVDNVSLRIARGEIFGFLGSNGCGKSTTMKMLTGLLQPSSGTALLFGQVVDAGNLATRKRVGYMSQAFSLYSELTVRQNLELHAKLFHLPATEIPGRVAEMAQRFQLDAVLDTLPDALPLGIRQRLSLAVAMIHRPDLLILDEPTSGVDPIERDRFWEMMIELSRHDQVTIFISTHFMNEAERCDRISLMHAGKVLASDTPAALVKDSGHATLEEAFIGYLQKASGSEADAEASTEAAVVVSPQTQAEQAGAGFSLTRLYSYTLREALELRRDPIRASIALVGTLFLMFTFGYGITMDVEDLRFAVLDRDQTTLSNNYALDLGGSRYFLPRPPLADYAELDQRMRSGELSLALEIPPNFARDLERGDQVKIGAWIDGAMPTRAENVIGYVQAMHQGWLMEMARSRSTTRQPAGLMKIETRFRYNADVKSLPAMVPAVIPILLMLIPAMLSALSVVREKELGSILNLYVTPVTKFEFLVGKQLPYIAVGMLNFLLLSILAIFVFGVPFKGNFLTLTVAALLYVTASTGIGLLISTFTNSQIAAIFATFLTTFIPSTRFSGMIDPVSSLEGGARLMGETFPGAYFLTICRGTFSKALGFAELGPSLWPLALAIPIIVGLSVLLLKKQER